The genomic interval CCGCCGGAGGTCGTGGCGGCGCTGGACGAGCATTGCGCGGTCGAGCGCCTGCCGCGGGACCGGGCAATCTGCGAGATCGTCGCCGAGTATCTGCGCTTCAAGGGCTATCTGCGCACCCGCCCGGTGCACCCGCATCGCACGCCCCGGGGCGAGAAGCCGGAGGGTCCCTGACGATGGCGACCTCGTTCAAGGGCCTCTTCCTCTGCCCGCCGAAGCAGCCGCGCCCGAGCCATGTCCGGGTTCGGGACGGGGAGGGCGGTGAGACCACCCTGCCGCTGGAGGAATACGAGGCCCGCGCCGGCCAGCCGCCCTGGCAGAGCCTGCCCTGGGAGGGCGAGGCCGGGCCGGACGACGGCGACAGGCACGGGCCCGAACTCAGCATGTGAGGCCGTTCACGGCTCACCGGGTCGATTGCGGAGGCATCCCCGCTCCCCGCATGCGGGGAGCGAGTTTTTCTGCGAACCCGTCCCGCCTCACCAAGCCGTCGGCTTGGGGTTACGCTCGTCGAAGCCGGTCTGGTGCCAATAGGGATAGATCGGATTTTCCCGGCTCGCCGCGTCGAGGCGGGCGATCTGGTCGGCCGTGAGCGACCAGCCCACCGCGCCGAGATTCTGCTTCAGCTGCTCCTCGTTGCGCGCGCCGATGACGATGTTGCACACGGTCGGGCGGCTGAGCAGCCAGTTCAGCGCCACCTGCGGCAGGGTCTTACCGGTCTCGGCGGCGACCGCATCGAGGGCATCAATCACATCGTAGAGGTACGCGTCGGAGACGATGGGACCGCCCTCCGCGCCGCCCGCCGTGGCGAGGCGCCCGCCCGAAGCCGCCTGCCCCCGCCGGATCTTGCCGGTGAGCCGGCCCCAGCCCAGCGGGCTCCACACCATCAGGCCGACACCCTGGTCGAGGCCGAGCGGCATCAGCTCCCACTCGTAGTGGCGGCCGATCAGCGAGTAATAGCCTTGATAGACGACGTAGCGGGCGAGCCCGTATTTCTCCGAGGTCGCCAGCGCCTTCATCAATTGCCAGCCGGAGAAGTTCGAGGCGCCGATATAGCCGATCTTGCCCGAACGGGTGAGGTCGTCGAGCGCCCGCAGGGTCTCCTCGACGGGCGTCAGCGCGTCGAAGCCGTGCATGAAGTAGACGTCGATATGGTCGGTCTGGAGCCGCTTCAGGCTCGCCTCGCAGGCGCGGATCAGGTGGTGGCGCGACGAGCCGACCGCGTTCACGTCCTCGCCGACCCGGAACGTCGCCTTGGTGGAGATCAGGAGCCGGTCGCGGCGGCCCTTGATCGCCTCGCCGAGGATCTTTTCGGAATCGCCGCTCGAATAGAGGTCGGCGGTGTCGAGGAAGTTGACGCCTGCATCGAGGCAGAGATCGATCAGGCGGCTCGCCTCGGCCACGCCGGTGCTGCCCCAGTTCTGGAAGAACGCGTCGGTGCCGCCGAAGGTGGCGGTGCCGAGGCTGAGCACCGGCACCTTGAGGCCCGAGCGTCCGAACTGCCGGTATTCCATGTCCGTCACTCCGCTGTGGCTGTCGGGAAACGGCCCCGAGAGGCCGCCTGTCCCCGTCTTGAAGAGCCCGGCGCGCCCCGGCAATGCGGCGGACCGGGCGGGCACCCTGCGAGGCGCGAATGGCGCCGCTGCCATCATACCGCCATCGGACGCCCCTGGTTCCGCCACCGAAAGGGGCTGGTTTCGCAAAGACTTCGTCAACCAAGAGCCACTATTAAAGCTCAAGTTTTAGGAACCCCGATCGGGGCTGCCTCTTCTTTCATCAGATCCGGCGGCAGCGTCGCCAGCCGGTCTTAAACATTGGGAATGTCGTCTCGTGAGTTTCACCGTCAGCGCCGGCACCGCATCCCGCGTCTATTCCTGGCAGCACGGCTCCCTGCTGAGCGCCCTGGAGCAGGGCCTGTCGCTGACGACCTCCGGCATGAGCGACGTCCGCATCGTCGATTCGGAAGGCCGCAGCCACAGCCCCGCCGCGCTCTACCAGCGCGTGTTCGGGCAGCAGCCGACGGACGCAGCCGCGCAGCCCCGCGCCCGCGCGGCCTGATCCCCCCTTCGCGCATCCTCTGTTTCCGAAAGCCGTAACCCGCCTTTCGGGACGATGCTCTACCCCCGGATCGCCGCCGCATCCGGCGCCACCACCGCGAACAGGTCACCGAGCGCCGCGAGGCTTGCGGCCTGCACCGCGGCCGCCGGTACGGTCGCACCGTCCGGCCCCGGCAGGGCGCGGGTGGCGGTGGCCGAGGCCACCACGGTCGGGCGGAAGCCGAGGTTGAAGGCGCTGCGCGCGGTCGAATTCACGCACATATGCGTCATGAAGCCGGCCAGGATCACGTCCTTGATGCCGGCTGCCTCCAGTTGCGCCTGCAGGTCGGTCCCGACGAAGGAACTCGGATAGGCCTTGGTGATGACGGGCTCCCCATCCCGCGGGGCGACCTCGTCGCTGATCTGGCCGATGGCCGCGGTGAGATCGTAGGGCGAGCCCGGCCCGGCATCGTGGCGCACGTGGAAGACGGGGATCCCCGCCGCCCGCGCCCGTTCCAGCAGCGCCTGCGCCTCGCGGATCGCCGGCTCGACGCCCTCCAGGCGCATCACGCCCTCGCGGTAGGTGTTCTGCAGGTCGATCATCACCAAGCCTGAGCCCGACAGGGAAGCGGGCTCCGGCGGCAGCCCGGACAGGCTGCGAAGCGTTTTGAGGTCGGTCATGGCTGGCCCTTCTCGTGGGATGCGTTTCCGGGCGGGATGTGAGCCGAGTGGGGCCGCCCGCGCAACCTGTCGATCAGGCCAACAGACACGAAGGCACCGATCCCCCCGTCATCCCGAGGCCTCCGCTTCGCTGCGGCAGCTCGGGATGAGGACGAGGATGGGATCGGCGCTGCCCGAAAGCCTTAGCGCTGCCCGAAAGCCTTAGCGCTGCGCGAAATCCTCAGCGCTGCGCGGCTTGCATCGGCTTGTCCGACTTCGGCGCCTGGGGAGCGATGCGGCCGCCGTCCTTGAGATCGGCCGGGGGGCTCAGCACGAGGCGCTCGCCGCCGGAGAGACCCTTGTCCACCTCGACCACCGTGCCCTTGTCGCGGGCGACGTGGACCTCGACCCAACCCACGCGGTCGTCCTCGCGGGCCACCGCCACGCGGGTGCCGGACTGGTTGAACACCAGGGCCTCGGCCGGCACCGCCACCGTGGCGCCGCCGGTGCGGGGAATCGCCAGGGTCACGTAGACGTAGAGGCCCGGCCGCAGGGTGCGGTCGGGGTTCGGCACGTCGACCTGCGTCGTCAGGGTGCGCGAGGAGGCGAGCAAAGCCACCGAACTGCGCTCGACCACGCCGGCAAAGCTGCGGTCGGGCATTTGCGGCACCTTGATCTGGGCCGGGATGCCGGGCTGCACGCCCACCGCCGCGTTCTGCGGCACGTTGACCGAAATGCGCAGCACGTCGTCCCGGTCCATCGACAGGAGCGGCGAGCCGGAGCCGGCATCGGCCTGGACGAGGTCGCCGACATCGACGTTGCGGGTGGTGATCACGCCGTCGAAGGGGGCGGTGACGATCTCGAAGCCGGTCAGCGCCTTGAGGCGGCCGACGGTCGCCTGCTGCGCCTTGATGTTGGCCTGGGCCACCTTCACGTCGGCCTCCGCCGAGGCGAGGTTCGCCTGCTGCGCCAGAACGCCGGCCTGGGTGTTGTCGGCGGTCTGCTTCGAGGCCCAGCCCTGGCCGGCGAGCGTCGAGGTGCGCGAATTGGTGGCCTGGGCGAGGTTCGTATTGGCCTTGGCCTGATCGACCATGGCCCGGGCCCGCAGGAGCTGGGCCTCGAGCTGCCCGAGCTGCGCCTCGGCTTGCGCGAGTTGCTGGTCGAGATCCGGGGCGGCGATGCGCAGGAGCACGTCACCCTTCTTCACCCGCGAGCCGAGATCGACGCGCCGCTCGGCGATGTAGCCGGTGGCGCGGGGATAGATCCGCGCGGTGGCGAAGGGCTCGGTCTGGCCCGGCAGGGTCAGCTCGATCGGCCCGTCGAGGCGCTTGGCCTCCTCGGTGCGCACTTTCGGCACGAACTCCATCTGCCGGGTTCGCGTCGCCTCGGCCCGTGCCGCGCGCTGCCAGTGGCCGTAGCCGCCGTAAGCCAGCAGGCCAAGCGCGATCAGCCCGGCCAGCGCGAAGCCGCCCTTGCCCGGCGGCGGCGGGGCTTTTTTGTCGTCCCCTGTCCGGTCG from Methylobacterium sp. AMS5 carries:
- a CDS encoding aldo/keto reductase, whose product is MEYRQFGRSGLKVPVLSLGTATFGGTDAFFQNWGSTGVAEASRLIDLCLDAGVNFLDTADLYSSGDSEKILGEAIKGRRDRLLISTKATFRVGEDVNAVGSSRHHLIRACEASLKRLQTDHIDVYFMHGFDALTPVEETLRALDDLTRSGKIGYIGASNFSGWQLMKALATSEKYGLARYVVYQGYYSLIGRHYEWELMPLGLDQGVGLMVWSPLGWGRLTGKIRRGQAASGGRLATAGGAEGGPIVSDAYLYDVIDALDAVAAETGKTLPQVALNWLLSRPTVCNIVIGARNEEQLKQNLGAVGWSLTADQIARLDAASRENPIYPYWHQTGFDERNPKPTAW
- a CDS encoding cysteine hydrolase family protein; protein product: MTDLKTLRSLSGLPPEPASLSGSGLVMIDLQNTYREGVMRLEGVEPAIREAQALLERARAAGIPVFHVRHDAGPGSPYDLTAAIGQISDEVAPRDGEPVITKAYPSSFVGTDLQAQLEAAGIKDVILAGFMTHMCVNSTARSAFNLGFRPTVVASATATRALPGPDGATVPAAAVQAASLAALGDLFAVVAPDAAAIRG
- a CDS encoding efflux RND transporter periplasmic adaptor subunit — encoded protein: MSDARGYREKDRSVSQPDRTGDDKKAPPPPGKGGFALAGLIALGLLAYGGYGHWQRAARAEATRTRQMEFVPKVRTEEAKRLDGPIELTLPGQTEPFATARIYPRATGYIAERRVDLGSRVKKGDVLLRIAAPDLDQQLAQAEAQLGQLEAQLLRARAMVDQAKANTNLAQATNSRTSTLAGQGWASKQTADNTQAGVLAQQANLASAEADVKVAQANIKAQQATVGRLKALTGFEIVTAPFDGVITTRNVDVGDLVQADAGSGSPLLSMDRDDVLRISVNVPQNAAVGVQPGIPAQIKVPQMPDRSFAGVVERSSVALLASSRTLTTQVDVPNPDRTLRPGLYVYVTLAIPRTGGATVAVPAEALVFNQSGTRVAVAREDDRVGWVEVHVARDKGTVVEVDKGLSGGERLVLSPPADLKDGGRIAPQAPKSDKPMQAAQR